CTTGCCTCGTGGCCGCTAGGGAAAACGCCCGATCGGTCCGAGAAGTCATCTCTACGGACATGTGGGAACAAGTCAACCGATTTTACCTCATGGTCAGAGACGCCCTTTCAAACGGCTGGTCCGGCCAAAGTCTCCACACCTTTTTGACCGAGGTCAAGGCGAATAGTCACCTGTTTTTGGGCATTACCGATGCCACCATGTCCCATGGAGAGGGGTGGCATTTTGCTCGCCTCGGTCGTTTACTTGAACGGGCGGACAAGACTTCACGTATTCTTGACGTAAAGTATTTCATGCTACTGCCGACGGTCGACGAGGTCGGCACCCCATTCGATATCATTCAGTGGTCCGCGCTGTTGAAATCTGCCAGCGCCCTGGAGATGTATTATAAACGGTTCGGTCGTATCTCTCCGGACGATGTCACGGCGTTTCTGATCCTCGATTCCACCTTCCCCCGAGCCATTCGCTACTGCTTGATCAAGAGTGAGGACTCCCTTCACGCGATCTCCGGGACTGAGCACGGAGCCTATCAGAACCAGGCCGAAAAGCGGCTGGGCCGATTGCGCGCCGAGTTGGACTTCGGCGATCTTGAGGATTGCCTCACCGGAGGACTGCACGAATTCTTGGATCGCTTTCAAGCGCAGATTAATCTCGTCGGGGATGCCATTTACGAGACGTTCTTCGCACCTCGTCCAATTCACATTCACAGCACAGTCGTCGGAGCGGAGGCACAATGACCTTTTGTTTAGGGATGAAGGTGGAAGATGGGCTCGTCGGGATCGCCGATACACGAGTCACCACGGGCGCAGAATGCATCACGGCGGGAAAAGTTTCGATTCATCAGCATGGGCGTCACTCGATGTTTTTAATGACATCCGGGCTACGGTCCGTTCGAGACAAGGCCGTCACGTATTTTGACGAGGCGATCACTGAAGGCGATCAGACCTTCGACAAGTTATTCAAAGCCGTCAACGTGCTTGCCGCACAGATTCGCCGCGTCGCACAAGAAGACCGTACCGCGCTGGATCAAGCAGGCCTGATTTTCAATCTTCACGCCCTTGTGGGTGGGCAATTGGAAAACGACAAGGCGCATAAGCTCTACCTCATCTACCCACAGGGGAATTGGGTGGAAGTGAGTGAAGGAACTCCCTATTGCATCATCGGGGAGACAGGCTATGGAAAACCGCTCCTCGATCGCGTCTTACGCTATGACTCCAGCATGGACCTCGCCATGAAGGTGGGCTTCCTGGCGTTCGACGCCACCCGCACAAGCTCGACGAGCGTCGAATATCCGCTCGATGTAGTCCTCTATCGCCACGACACCTTCGACATCATCGAGCACCGTTTTCAGAAGGAAGACCTCGCTGAGATTGCCATCTGGTGGCAATCCCGCATTTACGACTCGGTTGAGAAGTTACCATCGAAGTGGATTGATCGCCTACTCGACTCGCTGCCTCAAGAATCGAGAGCATCCTCCTCAACCCCGACCTCTCCATCGGACTGAGAGAAGGACCTCGACCGGTCCAAAAGATCCTC
This Nitrospira sp. DNA region includes the following protein-coding sequences:
- a CDS encoding alpha-E domain-containing protein, with the translated sequence MLSRVASSIYWLHRYIERAENYARFIEVNLNMTLDLPRGTTEQWEPLVFTTGDHESFSERYGKPTKETVIQFLLADTTNSNSILSCLVAARENARSVREVISTDMWEQVNRFYLMVRDALSNGWSGQSLHTFLTEVKANSHLFLGITDATMSHGEGWHFARLGRLLERADKTSRILDVKYFMLLPTVDEVGTPFDIIQWSALLKSASALEMYYKRFGRISPDDVTAFLILDSTFPRAIRYCLIKSEDSLHAISGTEHGAYQNQAEKRLGRLRAELDFGDLEDCLTGGLHEFLDRFQAQINLVGDAIYETFFAPRPIHIHSTVVGAEAQ